From Streptomyces sp. NBC_00775, one genomic window encodes:
- a CDS encoding glycoside hydrolase family 3 C-terminal domain-containing protein: MTAQTPPTPPFRDARLPFAKRIDDLLARLTLDERIAFLHQFAPAVERLGVAAFRTGQEALHGVAWMGPATVFPQAVGLGATWNDDLVRRVGEAVSAETRAMRARDDRVGLNVWSPTVNLLRHPLWGRNEEGYSEDPKLTSAIATAYTRGLRGDHPAYWRTAPVLKHWLAHNNETDRDTSSSSVRPRVLHEYDLRAFRETVEAGAVAGVMPAYNLVNGRPNHVSPYLREHLRAWTDQDLLVCSDAGAPSNLVDSEHYFDTHEEATAAAILAGVDSFTDHGTDSSKIVERVQGALVQGLLSEADIDEAVRRQLAIRFQLGEFDPRLDPYADITAAKDFDTPAHRALAQEAAEQAIVLLKNDGLLPLSEGARIAVVGLLADECKLDWYSGTLIHRSTPLEGLYERFGAERVDFAEGVDRVRLRTSYGTYLSVPAVGEAADEVRGAEGALDPALLAGRTDLPPLTADAAGTELALIDWGEGVLTLRAPDGRYLSVADDGYVRASADQPGGWVVQETFRLEPSESHENGHLLKHAGTGRYVSVAADGVKVAAENAEIFELEFAERGEDAVARAAASADVVLVVAGNDPHINGRETEDRTTLRLPAHQERLLRAARAANPNTALVLVSAYPYAVDPGDLPAVLWTAHGGQAAGTALARALAGDASPAGRLPQTWYATDDDLPDLLDYDVIGARQTYLYFEGTPLFPFGHGLSYTSFAYAHLHIQQHAGALAVSFTVTNTGGTAADEVAQLYTRAVDPSVPRPRRELAAYRRVHLAPGASTELTFELPLSAFEFWDVALDRPRLEPGAYEVLAGASSEDIRLRTTVELDGEPGAPRPVRERGLNAADFDEQRNIVIVDRTKVSGDAVTPVNGETGELVFRDCEFGDGVTGISIEAAGEGVVELSLDGGPLITELTLNGTKGPYDYTTLDAEITSVAAVHDVHLRLRGPLRLAHVGFSG, from the coding sequence GTGACCGCACAAACGCCGCCTACGCCGCCTTTCCGTGATGCGCGGCTGCCGTTCGCGAAGCGCATCGACGACCTGCTGGCGCGGCTCACGCTCGACGAGCGCATCGCGTTCCTGCACCAGTTCGCGCCCGCCGTCGAGCGGCTCGGCGTCGCCGCCTTCCGCACCGGCCAGGAGGCGCTGCACGGCGTGGCCTGGATGGGCCCGGCAACGGTCTTCCCGCAGGCCGTGGGCCTGGGCGCGACCTGGAACGACGACCTCGTACGCCGTGTCGGCGAAGCCGTCTCGGCCGAGACCCGCGCGATGCGCGCCCGCGACGACCGCGTGGGCCTCAACGTCTGGTCCCCCACGGTCAATCTGCTGCGCCACCCGCTCTGGGGCCGCAACGAGGAGGGCTACTCGGAGGACCCGAAGCTCACCTCCGCCATCGCCACCGCGTACACGCGCGGTCTGCGCGGCGACCACCCGGCGTACTGGCGCACCGCGCCGGTCCTCAAGCACTGGCTCGCGCACAACAACGAGACCGACAGGGACACTTCGTCCTCCTCGGTCCGCCCGCGCGTGCTGCACGAGTACGACCTGCGCGCCTTCCGCGAGACGGTCGAGGCGGGCGCGGTGGCCGGTGTGATGCCCGCGTACAACCTGGTCAACGGCCGCCCCAACCACGTCTCGCCGTACCTGCGCGAGCACCTGCGCGCCTGGACCGACCAGGACCTCCTTGTCTGCTCGGACGCGGGCGCGCCCTCCAACCTGGTCGACTCCGAGCACTACTTCGACACCCACGAGGAGGCCACCGCGGCCGCGATCCTCGCCGGCGTCGACAGCTTCACCGACCACGGCACGGACAGCTCGAAGATCGTCGAACGCGTCCAGGGCGCCCTGGTCCAGGGACTGCTGAGCGAGGCCGACATCGACGAGGCGGTCCGCCGCCAGCTGGCGATCCGCTTCCAGCTGGGCGAGTTCGACCCGCGGCTGGACCCCTACGCGGACATCACGGCCGCCAAGGACTTCGACACCCCGGCCCACCGCGCCCTCGCCCAGGAGGCGGCGGAACAGGCGATCGTGCTCCTCAAGAACGACGGCCTGCTGCCGCTCTCCGAGGGCGCCCGTATCGCCGTCGTCGGACTCCTCGCCGACGAGTGCAAGCTCGACTGGTACAGCGGCACGCTCATCCACCGCTCGACCCCCCTGGAGGGCCTGTACGAGCGCTTCGGCGCCGAGCGCGTGGACTTCGCGGAGGGTGTGGACCGGGTACGCCTGAGGACCTCGTACGGCACCTATCTGTCGGTGCCCGCCGTCGGCGAGGCGGCCGACGAGGTGCGCGGCGCCGAGGGCGCGCTGGACCCGGCGCTCCTCGCGGGCCGCACGGACCTGCCCCCGCTGACCGCCGACGCGGCCGGCACCGAATTGGCGCTGATCGACTGGGGCGAGGGGGTACTGACGCTGCGCGCGCCCGACGGCCGCTATCTCTCGGTCGCCGATGACGGCTATGTCCGCGCCTCCGCCGATCAGCCCGGCGGCTGGGTCGTCCAGGAGACATTCCGCCTGGAACCCTCCGAATCCCACGAGAACGGTCACCTCCTGAAGCACGCAGGGACGGGCAGGTACGTTTCTGTCGCCGCGGACGGCGTAAAGGTTGCCGCCGAGAACGCGGAAATCTTCGAGCTGGAGTTCGCCGAGCGCGGGGAGGACGCGGTCGCCCGCGCGGCCGCCTCCGCCGATGTCGTCCTCGTCGTCGCGGGCAACGACCCGCACATCAACGGCCGCGAGACGGAGGACCGCACCACGCTCCGGCTCCCCGCACACCAGGAGCGCCTGCTGCGCGCCGCCCGCGCCGCGAACCCGAACACGGCACTGGTCCTGGTCTCCGCGTACCCGTACGCGGTGGATCCCGGTGACCTCCCGGCCGTGCTCTGGACCGCACACGGCGGCCAGGCGGCGGGCACCGCCCTGGCCCGCGCCCTCGCCGGCGACGCCTCCCCCGCGGGCCGCCTCCCGCAGACCTGGTACGCCACCGACGACGACCTGCCCGACCTCCTCGACTACGACGTCATCGGGGCCCGCCAGACGTATCTGTACTTCGAGGGCACGCCGCTGTTCCCGTTCGGACACGGCTTGTCGTACACGTCGTTCGCATACGCACATCTTCACATCCAGCAGCACGCGGGCGCGTTGGCGGTCTCCTTCACCGTCACGAACACCGGCGGGACGGCCGCCGACGAGGTGGCCCAGCTGTACACCCGCGCCGTCGACCCGTCCGTGCCCCGCCCCCGCCGCGAACTGGCGGCGTACCGCCGGGTCCACCTCGCCCCCGGCGCCTCGACGGAACTCACCTTCGAGCTCCCGCTCTCCGCCTTCGAGTTCTGGGACGTGGCACTCGACCGCCCACGCCTGGAGCCGGGCGCGTACGAGGTCCTGGCCGGCGCGTCCAGCGAGGACATCCGACTCCGTACGACGGTCGAACTCGACGGCGAGCCCGGCGCGCCCCGCCCCGTCCGCGAACGCGGCCTGAACGCGGCCGACTTCGACGAGCAGCGGAACATCGTCATCGTCGACCGTACGAAGGTGTCGGGCGACGCGGTGACACCGGTGAACGGCGAGACGGGTGAACTCGTCTTCCGGGACTGCGAGTTCGGCGACGGCGTCACGGGGATCAGCATCGAGGCGGCCGGCGAGGGAGTCGTGGAACTTTCCCTGGACGGCGGCCCGTTGATCACGGAGCTGACGCTGAACGGGACGAAGGGACCGTACGACTACACCACGCTCGACGCGGAGATCACCTCCGTGGCCGCCGTGCACGACGTACACCTCAGGCTGCGCGGCCCATTGCGGCTCGCGCACGTCGGCTTCTCCGGCTGA
- a CDS encoding aldehyde dehydrogenase family protein, producing the protein MTSTHAFWLAGRQATGETTFDVTSPWDGRLVGQVSVPTDAQVEEAVAAAYAVRDEFAATPAHVRAAALDHVSKRLAERTEEIAQLISAENGKPIKWARGEVGRAVSVFRFAAEEARRFNGGEAQRLDTDLGGQGRLALTRRFPKGVVLGIAPFNFPLNLCAHKIAPAIAAGAPIILKPAPATPLSGLIIGDLLAETELPAGSWSILPVANERMPALVQDERLPVISFTGSEKVGYAIMDSVPRKHCTLELGGNGAAVVLADFASDEDLDWAATRIATFSNYQGGQSCISVQRVIADASVYERLLPRIVAAVEAQVTGDPSDATTDVGPLVSEDAAKRVESWVDEAVQAGAALLAGGKRDGASYAPTVLADVPADVTVSCEEVFGPVLTVQKVDGEAEAFAAVNSSKYGLQAGVFTHDLQVAFRAHRALEVGGVVVGDVPSYRADQMPYGGVKQSGVGREGVKFAMDDYTYERVLVLTGLAL; encoded by the coding sequence ATGACCTCCACCCACGCTTTCTGGCTCGCCGGCCGCCAGGCCACCGGTGAGACCACGTTCGACGTCACCTCGCCGTGGGACGGTCGCCTCGTCGGCCAGGTCAGCGTGCCGACCGACGCGCAGGTCGAGGAGGCCGTGGCCGCCGCGTACGCCGTACGGGACGAGTTCGCCGCCACCCCGGCCCACGTCCGCGCCGCCGCCCTCGACCACGTGAGCAAGCGCCTGGCCGAGCGCACCGAGGAGATCGCGCAGCTCATCTCCGCCGAGAACGGCAAGCCGATCAAGTGGGCCCGCGGCGAGGTCGGCCGTGCGGTGTCCGTGTTCCGGTTCGCCGCGGAGGAAGCCCGCCGGTTCAACGGCGGCGAGGCGCAGCGCCTCGACACCGACCTCGGCGGCCAGGGGCGGCTCGCCCTCACCCGGCGGTTCCCGAAGGGTGTCGTCCTCGGCATCGCGCCGTTCAACTTCCCGCTGAACCTCTGCGCCCACAAGATCGCCCCGGCCATCGCCGCCGGTGCGCCGATCATCCTGAAGCCCGCGCCCGCGACCCCGCTGTCCGGCCTCATCATCGGCGACCTGCTCGCCGAGACCGAGCTGCCCGCCGGGTCGTGGAGCATCCTGCCCGTCGCCAACGAGCGGATGCCCGCCCTCGTGCAGGACGAGCGGCTGCCCGTCATCTCCTTCACCGGGTCCGAGAAGGTCGGTTACGCGATCATGGACTCGGTGCCGCGCAAGCACTGCACCCTGGAGCTGGGCGGCAACGGCGCGGCCGTCGTGCTGGCCGACTTCGCGAGTGACGAGGACCTGGACTGGGCCGCGACGCGCATCGCGACCTTCTCCAACTACCAGGGCGGCCAGTCCTGCATCTCCGTGCAGCGCGTGATCGCCGACGCCTCCGTCTACGAGCGCCTGCTGCCCCGTATCGTCGCCGCCGTCGAGGCCCAGGTCACCGGTGACCCGTCCGACGCCACGACGGACGTCGGCCCGCTGGTCAGCGAGGACGCCGCCAAGCGCGTCGAGTCGTGGGTCGACGAGGCCGTCCAGGCCGGTGCCGCGCTGCTCGCCGGTGGCAAGCGGGACGGCGCCTCCTACGCGCCGACCGTCCTCGCCGACGTACCGGCCGATGTCACCGTCTCCTGCGAGGAGGTCTTCGGGCCCGTCCTCACCGTGCAGAAGGTGGACGGCGAGGCCGAGGCCTTCGCGGCCGTCAACTCCTCCAAGTACGGCCTCCAGGCGGGCGTGTTCACTCACGACCTCCAGGTCGCCTTCCGCGCCCACCGCGCGCTCGAGGTCGGCGGCGTTGTGGTCGGCGACGTGCCCTCCTACCGCGCGGACCAGATGCCGTACGGCGGTGTGAAGCAGTCCGGCGTCGGCCGCGAGGGCGTGAAGTTCGCGATGGACGACTACACCTACGAGCGGGTGCTGGTGCTCACGGGCCTCGCCCTCTGA
- a CDS encoding PucR family transcriptional regulator, giving the protein MPPTLASLVHHSALKLTVRAGEDRLDVPVRWAHVSELADPVPYMEGGELLLITALKLDAEDPEVMRRYVKRLLGAGVVGLGFAVGVNYDEIPKALLDAAEEEGLPLLEVPRRTPFLAISKAVSAAIAADQYRAVTAGFAAQRELTKQALNDGPEGLLASLAGQVDGWAALYDASGAVVATAPEWAGRRAARLTPDVERLRERPAPASSVVGGEDREDRVELHSLGTGRRPRAALAVGTAAALGTAERYAVHSAIALLTLTTERSRSLQAAEQRIGAAVLRMLLAGEPDHARTVAGELYGELLDAPFRLILAESASASAARAHADGHARVAAKAPSGPAVAVPDVNGDPLGGLAEVVESAAARAGESVLVVPDGERLVVLAVDGGAAVSACGEYAVALEAARAAVREQPAGDEDELVVGLSAPAGPIAAAAAYKQAEQALSVARRRGRFLVEHEELAAGSVLPLLADDAVRAFADGLLRALHEHDATGRGDLVASLRAWLSRHGQWDAAAADLGVHRHTLRYRMRRVEEILGRSLDDPDVRMELWLALKATSAAGE; this is encoded by the coding sequence ATGCCCCCCACGCTCGCCTCGCTCGTCCACCACTCCGCGCTCAAGCTGACCGTGCGTGCGGGCGAGGACCGTCTGGACGTGCCCGTCCGCTGGGCGCACGTCAGCGAGCTCGCCGACCCCGTGCCATACATGGAGGGCGGGGAGCTGCTGCTGATCACCGCGCTCAAGCTGGACGCGGAGGATCCCGAGGTCATGCGCCGCTATGTGAAGCGGCTGCTGGGAGCGGGGGTGGTCGGGCTCGGCTTCGCTGTCGGGGTCAACTACGACGAGATCCCGAAGGCGCTCCTCGACGCGGCGGAGGAGGAAGGGCTGCCGCTGCTGGAAGTGCCGCGGCGCACCCCCTTCCTCGCCATCAGCAAGGCCGTCTCGGCCGCCATCGCCGCGGATCAGTACCGGGCCGTCACCGCGGGGTTCGCCGCGCAGCGCGAGCTCACCAAGCAGGCGCTGAACGACGGGCCCGAGGGGCTGCTCGCCTCGCTCGCCGGGCAGGTCGACGGGTGGGCGGCGCTGTACGACGCGTCCGGCGCCGTCGTCGCCACCGCGCCCGAGTGGGCGGGGCGGCGGGCCGCACGGCTCACGCCGGACGTGGAACGGCTGCGGGAGCGGCCCGCGCCGGCCAGCTCCGTCGTGGGCGGCGAAGACCGGGAAGACCGGGTGGAACTGCACTCCCTCGGCACCGGGCGCCGGCCGCGCGCCGCGCTCGCCGTGGGGACGGCGGCCGCGCTGGGGACCGCCGAGCGGTACGCCGTGCACTCGGCGATCGCCCTGCTGACGCTCACCACGGAGCGGTCGCGGTCGTTGCAGGCGGCCGAGCAGCGGATCGGCGCGGCTGTGCTGCGCATGCTGCTCGCCGGGGAGCCCGATCATGCCCGGACCGTCGCCGGGGAGCTGTACGGGGAGCTGCTGGACGCTCCGTTCCGGCTGATCCTCGCCGAGTCGGCGTCCGCGTCGGCCGCGCGGGCGCATGCCGACGGGCACGCGCGCGTGGCCGCGAAGGCACCCTCCGGTCCCGCCGTCGCCGTGCCCGACGTCAACGGTGACCCGCTCGGCGGGCTCGCCGAGGTCGTCGAGTCCGCCGCCGCGCGCGCCGGTGAGTCCGTGCTGGTCGTGCCCGACGGGGAGCGGCTTGTCGTGCTCGCGGTGGACGGGGGTGCGGCGGTTTCCGCGTGCGGGGAGTACGCGGTGGCTCTGGAGGCCGCGCGGGCGGCCGTGCGGGAGCAGCCCGCCGGGGACGAGGACGAGCTGGTGGTGGGGCTGTCGGCGCCGGCCGGGCCGATCGCCGCGGCGGCCGCCTACAAGCAGGCCGAGCAGGCGTTGTCCGTGGCTCGGCGGCGGGGGCGGTTCCTTGTCGAGCATGAGGAGCTGGCCGCGGGGTCCGTGTTGCCGTTGCTGGCGGATGACGCTGTGCGGGCGTTTGCGGACGGGTTGCTGCGGGCGTTGCATGAGCATGATGCGACGGGGCGGGGGGATCTGGTGGCCTCGTTGCGGGCGTGGCTGTCCCGGCACGGGCAGTGGGATGCAGCCGCCGCCGATCTTGGTGTGCATCGGCACACGCTTCGCTATCGGATGCGGAGGGTCGAGGAGATCCTTGGGCGGTCGCTGGATGACCCGGACGTACGGATGGAACTCTGGCTGGCGCTGAAGGCTACGTCCGCGGCGGGGGAGTAG
- a CDS encoding ATP-binding protein, giving the protein MDSDGTQDARGTHANPVPRPAGPPDVPGPSDRAVPPDVPTVPGAPPRPARAPGVPPLPDGSAFLAWVRASRPEAALGVWRFGHRPRPEEEPEQIPARQLLSGAVIAFLVGWLIWSLLWNGYLGGWWVLPLELFTPDSWRHSGDQVGNAFLWYGYYTLIALVIMIGVGRLGRWGEVWRRYGLPAWQRAAPVSERPPAPEDDPAQWNELRAAGAGDAAERLAVEARAGLMRDVDHARIARAWQGVRSGRHSLATFTGAVLKDGAAACVHPSGDRDLPGRLARHDLVTGQVRLGTTADDPRNPYAYRGTGLALGPDLLGTSLLAVGPPGSGKTGGVVWPLAESLCLHALAGRAAVVVVGAAGAGLGPVDAYDVVVRIGNPESVYDLDLYGGTTDPDEAAAVLAEALVGDLADPHPGGDSRRSTTVLAQLLGPFKAVHGRFPSVPELRQLLDGTPGPLGALRKALEDTGQESLLRELDARERQLGHPGDVGSVLADRVALLDRPAFTGFFDTSGQSRPFSLRALDHPVRVRIDLPARGHADASRILARLVLAQFTASVAVREDRSLFACLVLDDATGVVTPEAVRGIQRLRSGNAGAVLTLRTLDDAPRPLRSPLLGSIGCRMALSGLTPWDGQDFAEVWGKEWTEARDVTDRQIIAETPAGKALHVLRRVITGRAPTARAVTVRQVERERWSASELAHGVPPGHAVLSLTNVKGEHAPPLLVDLRG; this is encoded by the coding sequence ATGGACAGCGACGGGACGCAGGACGCGCGGGGTACGCATGCCAATCCTGTGCCGCGTCCGGCGGGGCCGCCGGACGTGCCGGGGCCGTCGGACAGGGCGGTGCCGCCGGACGTGCCCACGGTGCCGGGCGCGCCGCCCCGGCCCGCGCGGGCACCTGGAGTGCCGCCGTTGCCGGACGGGTCCGCCTTTCTGGCCTGGGTGCGGGCTTCGCGGCCCGAGGCGGCGCTCGGGGTGTGGCGGTTCGGGCACCGGCCGCGGCCGGAGGAGGAGCCCGAGCAGATTCCGGCCCGGCAGCTGCTCAGCGGGGCGGTCATCGCCTTCCTGGTGGGGTGGCTGATCTGGTCGCTGCTCTGGAACGGGTATCTGGGCGGCTGGTGGGTGCTGCCGCTGGAACTGTTCACGCCCGATTCCTGGCGGCACAGCGGCGACCAGGTCGGGAACGCGTTCCTTTGGTACGGCTACTACACGCTGATCGCCCTCGTCATCATGATCGGGGTCGGGCGGTTGGGCCGTTGGGGGGAAGTGTGGCGGCGTTATGGGCTGCCGGCCTGGCAGCGCGCCGCGCCCGTGAGCGAGCGTCCGCCCGCCCCCGAGGACGACCCCGCGCAGTGGAACGAGCTCCGCGCCGCCGGTGCGGGTGACGCCGCCGAACGGCTCGCCGTCGAGGCGCGCGCCGGGCTGATGCGCGATGTCGACCACGCCCGGATCGCGCGGGCCTGGCAGGGCGTACGGAGCGGGCGGCACAGTCTCGCCACCTTCACCGGAGCCGTGCTGAAGGACGGGGCCGCCGCCTGTGTGCATCCCTCGGGGGACCGGGACCTGCCCGGTCGGCTCGCCCGGCACGACCTCGTGACCGGGCAGGTGCGGCTCGGGACGACCGCCGACGATCCGCGCAATCCGTACGCCTATCGCGGCACCGGGCTCGCCCTCGGCCCCGATCTGCTGGGCACCTCGCTGCTCGCTGTAGGGCCTCCCGGCTCCGGCAAGACCGGTGGCGTCGTCTGGCCGCTCGCCGAGTCGCTGTGCCTGCACGCGCTCGCCGGGCGGGCCGCCGTCGTCGTGGTGGGTGCCGCGGGCGCCGGGCTCGGACCCGTCGACGCGTACGACGTCGTCGTACGGATCGGGAATCCCGAATCCGTGTACGACCTCGACCTGTACGGCGGCACCACCGACCCCGACGAAGCCGCGGCCGTGCTCGCCGAGGCGCTCGTCGGTGACCTCGCCGATCCGCACCCCGGAGGCGACAGCCGCCGGTCGACCACCGTGCTCGCCCAGCTGCTGGGCCCCTTCAAGGCCGTCCACGGCCGCTTCCCGTCCGTACCCGAGCTGCGGCAGCTCCTCGACGGCACACCCGGACCGCTCGGCGCGCTGCGCAAGGCCCTGGAGGACACCGGGCAGGAGTCGCTGCTACGGGAACTCGACGCACGGGAGCGGCAGTTGGGGCACCCCGGGGATGTCGGCAGCGTGCTGGCCGACCGGGTCGCCCTGCTCGACCGGCCCGCGTTCACCGGATTCTTCGACACCTCCGGGCAGTCGCGGCCCTTCTCGCTGCGTGCCCTCGACCATCCGGTGCGGGTACGGATCGACCTGCCCGCGCGCGGGCACGCCGACGCCTCACGGATCCTCGCCCGGCTGGTGCTCGCGCAGTTCACGGCGAGTGTCGCCGTGCGGGAGGACCGGTCGCTGTTCGCCTGTCTGGTCCTCGACGACGCGACCGGGGTCGTCACACCCGAGGCCGTACGGGGGATTCAGCGGCTGCGCTCCGGGAACGCGGGGGCCGTGCTGACGCTCCGTACGCTCGACGACGCGCCCCGGCCGCTGCGCAGCCCGCTGCTCGGCTCCATCGGGTGCCGTATGGCGCTGTCCGGGCTCACCCCCTGGGACGGGCAGGACTTCGCCGAGGTCTGGGGCAAGGAGTGGACCGAGGCGCGGGACGTCACCGACCGGCAGATCATCGCGGAGACCCCGGCGGGCAAGGCGCTGCATGTGCTGCGACGGGTGATCACCGGCCGGGCTCCGACCGCCCGTGCCGTCACCGTGCGGCAGGTCGAGCGGGAGCGGTGGTCGGCGTCCGAGCTGGCGCACGGGGTGCCGCCGGGGCACGCGGTGCTGTCGCTGACCAATGTGAAGGGGGAGCACGCGCCGCCGTTGCTGGTGGATCTGCGGGGCTGA
- the gabT gene encoding 4-aminobutyrate--2-oxoglutarate transaminase: MTALPQERRVVTAIPGPKSQELQARRTAVVAAGVGSVLPVFTTRAGGGIIEDVDGNRLIDFGSGIAVTSVGASAEAVVRRASAQLQDFTHTCFMVTPYEGYVAVAEALAELTPGDHAKKSALFNSGAEAVENAVKIARAYTKRQAVVVFDHGYHGRTNLTMALTSKNMPYKNGFGPFAPEVYRVPVAYGYRWLTGPENAGAEASAQAIDMINKQIGADNVAAIIIEPLLGEGGFIEPAKGFLPAISKFAKDNGIVFVADEIQSGFCRTGQWFACEDEGIVPDLITTAKGIAGGLPLAAVTGRAEIMDAAHAGGLGGTYGGNPVACAGALGAIETMKELDLNAKAKNIETVMKARLGAMAEKFDIIGDVRGRGAMIAIELVKDRDTKEPNAEAAGALAKACHQEGLLVLTCGTYGNVLRFLPPLVIGEDLLNEGLDIIEQAFARI, translated from the coding sequence ATGACCGCACTTCCGCAGGAGCGCCGCGTCGTCACCGCCATCCCCGGCCCGAAGTCGCAGGAGCTGCAGGCCCGCCGTACCGCCGTGGTGGCGGCCGGTGTGGGCTCGGTGCTCCCCGTCTTCACCACGCGCGCCGGCGGCGGCATCATCGAGGACGTCGACGGCAACCGCCTGATCGACTTCGGCTCCGGCATCGCGGTGACGTCCGTCGGCGCCTCCGCCGAGGCCGTCGTACGCCGGGCGAGCGCCCAGCTCCAGGACTTCACCCACACCTGTTTCATGGTCACGCCGTACGAGGGTTACGTCGCCGTCGCCGAGGCGCTGGCCGAGCTCACGCCGGGTGACCACGCCAAGAAGTCGGCCCTGTTCAACTCGGGCGCCGAGGCCGTCGAGAACGCCGTCAAGATCGCCCGCGCGTACACCAAGCGCCAGGCCGTCGTCGTCTTCGACCACGGCTACCACGGCCGTACGAACCTGACGATGGCGCTGACCTCCAAGAACATGCCGTACAAGAACGGCTTCGGCCCGTTCGCGCCCGAGGTCTACCGGGTGCCGGTGGCGTACGGCTACCGCTGGCTGACCGGTCCGGAGAACGCCGGTGCCGAGGCGTCCGCCCAGGCCATCGACATGATCAACAAGCAGATCGGCGCGGACAACGTCGCCGCGATCATCATCGAGCCGCTGCTCGGCGAGGGCGGCTTCATCGAGCCCGCGAAGGGCTTCCTTCCGGCCATCAGCAAGTTCGCCAAGGACAACGGCATCGTCTTCGTCGCCGACGAGATCCAGTCCGGCTTCTGCCGCACCGGCCAGTGGTTCGCCTGCGAGGACGAGGGCATCGTCCCGGACCTGATCACCACCGCCAAGGGCATCGCGGGCGGTCTGCCGCTCGCCGCCGTCACCGGCCGCGCCGAGATCATGGACGCCGCGCACGCGGGCGGCCTGGGCGGCACCTACGGCGGCAACCCGGTGGCCTGCGCGGGTGCGCTCGGCGCCATCGAGACGATGAAGGAGCTCGACCTCAACGCCAAGGCGAAGAACATCGAGACGGTCATGAAGGCCCGCCTCGGTGCCATGGCCGAGAAGTTCGACATCATCGGCGACGTCCGCGGCCGTGGCGCGATGATCGCGATCGAGCTGGTCAAGGACCGCGACACCAAGGAGCCGAACGCCGAGGCCGCCGGCGCGCTCGCCAAGGCCTGCCACCAGGAGGGTCTGCTGGTCCTGACCTGTGGCACCTACGGCAACGTCCTCCGCTTCCTGCCCCCGCTGGTCATCGGCGAGGACCTCCTGAACGAGGGCCTCGACATCATCGAGCAGGCCTTCGCCCGCATCTGA
- a CDS encoding phosphatase PAP2 family protein — translation MGDTGSRPPQLRPGRALAHTPGASGSGSPHRSDSRPPQTPRGARHSDLDGRLGTTPPVPGRPTFLLLGLPALLFALITWQVAAHGPLARADERLSGSIVRPSRFYELLADLGNIAVAVPVLALVLAYVAVRAHRAGTDRWWLPSTAAAVLMAAVPALIVPLKELVARPGPPVMGPGTGFYPSGHTATAAIAYGAATLLLLPWLRTAYARRGLAITCLLLNALVAFGLIRRGYHWPLDVVASWCLCAVLLSSLWLFLSRSTRRSSSGTPSSSTGPS, via the coding sequence GTGGGTGACACCGGGTCGAGGCCTCCCCAGCTTCGCCCTGGTCGTGCCCTCGCGCACACACCCGGAGCTTCCGGCTCCGGATCTCCTCACCGATCGGACAGTCGCCCGCCCCAAACCCCCCGGGGCGCGCGGCATTCCGATCTGGACGGCCGCCTCGGAACTACCCCCCCTGTTCCGGGGCGGCCGACCTTCCTCCTCCTCGGCCTTCCGGCCCTCCTCTTCGCGCTGATCACCTGGCAGGTCGCGGCCCACGGCCCCCTCGCCCGCGCGGACGAACGCCTCAGCGGCTCGATCGTCCGCCCGAGCCGGTTCTACGAACTCCTCGCCGACCTCGGCAACATCGCGGTCGCCGTCCCGGTCCTCGCCCTCGTCCTCGCGTATGTCGCCGTCCGCGCCCACCGGGCGGGCACGGACCGCTGGTGGCTGCCGTCCACGGCCGCGGCGGTCCTGATGGCCGCCGTCCCGGCACTGATCGTGCCCCTCAAGGAACTCGTCGCCCGCCCCGGCCCCCCGGTCATGGGCCCGGGTACGGGCTTCTACCCTTCGGGCCACACCGCGACCGCCGCCATCGCGTACGGCGCCGCGACCCTGCTCCTCCTCCCCTGGCTGCGTACGGCGTACGCCCGCCGCGGGCTGGCCATCACCTGCCTCCTCCTCAACGCCCTCGTCGCCTTCGGCCTGATCCGGCGCGGCTACCACTGGCCACTGGACGTGGTGGCCAGTTGGTGCCTCTGCGCGGTGCTGCTGTCCTCGCTGTGGCTCTTCCTCAGCCGAAGTACCCGTCGAAGTTCTTCTGGAACTCCCAGTTCGAGTACCGGTCCCAGTTGA